GGGCAGACACAGAGAATCAACAGGGAGGCGTTCAAGGCTCAGAGTTGCATTTATCTCCCAAAGAATCTACTTTGTCAACATCTCAAGATTAGTGCTAAAAAAAGCAACGATTGTTTCCATTGTTGCTGAAActtcacattttgtttctctAATGGCCACATTTTTATCTCTTTAGCTCTCTGCAGATGCTTTTACCTGTAATGTTCTGCAGCGAGGCAGAGCTTGTTAAGAGCAGAAACGCTTTTCATCCTTTGTCTGTGGGGATGCACAGGATGTTTAGGTTGCCATAGGAACGTCTTAGAAAAAGTATTTAGtgatgtgtctttgtgttttttttctgaaaagatCCAGCCAGCTGtaagcaacagcagcaggtaTCCAGGTGTGTATTTAAGGCCACGTTCTCACTCTGGCCACTGCTGCCTTTGAGCTTTCAACCAAATGTCCATGTTACAAGCACTGGTATGTACATGTTTGTCAACGTGTAtcgacttttttttttggcaaaatgtTGCAGTTTTCATAAGAGAAAGATATTAATTCTGGTGCCACAAAGTAAAGAGGTGTGCTCAATTTAAATAACCAGCAATGACTTTACTGTACTTGGCAGAAAGAAATACATTTGACTTAAACACGTCAGAACATGTTGAATgcacaacagcaaaacagaatCTGCCATTTAAGCATGATCGTTGCGTGTGAGTACTTTTATACCAACTGTGTGAAAATTAACCCTCTAATTAACCTGATATAAAAGTAACTGGTTGCCaaggaaaaacactgcatgaCACAGATGCAGTCATGTATCGTACCCAGAGTACTGAACATGAACAACAGTTAGGACGTGGAGAATGAAGGTACAGGATCAGTGGCCTCTAAGTGTAACATTTTTAAGCTGCTGTCACATGGAACCAACATTTATTCCACATTTTCAATGATATAAACACTTCTACGGTTTAACttaaacattcaaaacaaacaactataCCTTACATTAAAGTAATCTGCATGATTAACAATACAGATAATGTGCATGTGAAATACTGCGAGAATAAAAACATATCCATACATTTAAATTGAACTGAAATTGCAAGCTTGTCCATTTAGTTTGGCACAGATTAAATTACTACAGCGAGGTTGTGGAGCCACTTCACTTCTCAACACAAGAGGGCATCATTGGTCAGATTTAAAACAGAGCCCACCACCTCTCTTCACTGAAAGAAAATCACAGAAGCACCAGCCTGAGGCAGGTTTAAGGATGTTTAGACcataaaacaagtcaaatcaTCTTAAATTCaacttttgtattttgtcaaaGCCTTCATATCATCCTGTTATTGTTTGTTACCTTGTTCCAAGACAGAACCACATGGCAACAACATACCTGACTGTTCCTTCTCCCAAGTTCATACACAGTTCAGTATGGCTCAGTGCCCTTCCCTGTGTTCCACGGTGAAGACTTGTGTCAGGCCATGGTGGGGCTGCTGTGCCGCAGCTTGACCATTTGTGCAGCTATGAGCAGCAGTGTACCGGTGAGGAGCTCCAGGCCGTAGGAGAGCCAGGCCAAGCCCAGAGACCAGCCGAAGGAGGTGTGAACGCAGGCCAGGTCCTTTGGCTCCACCCGCCTCTCTATCTCTGCCAGGGCCTGGTATGAGTAGATGATGTAGAAGCTCACACCACACAGGGTCAGCAGACCTGGAGagacacattttatttactaATCATCTTGTCAGGTCAAGAAATGCTGTTCGTTTTAAAATTGGTGCTTTATACGTTCAAAATCTTCATCCAAGTGGCTTCCCTATAAACTCATATATATATTAAACTTATTTTTCTATCTAGGTAGAAACAGTGAAGACATTTTAAGGCAGGAACTCTACACAAGCTGGCAGTGTACTCGAGCAATTATAAAGCGGAAATTCGTACCAGTCAGAGCCCTGTGCTGAGAGCTcatcaataaaaacatcaagCCATTAGCCACCCAAAAATCTCATATTGTgagacacaggaaacacactgacGCATGTGAAGTCCTCTTACACCACATCCAAGTCAACAGAGACTAGACTGAGACACCCCCACACAGTCCCTGCAAGTTTCATAGTGTTGCTATTGGAAACCCTTTTAATTTTGACGGCTTGCTACTGGTTTTAAGGGGATGCAAGCGGAGCACAGAGGCTACCCAGGGTGGGACtaataatcattttattgtGGATACACCCCGAGGTGCAGCGAGTTCAGAGAATGATAAGGAAGCTGCATCTGATGTCTCATTTTTATGGCGTTCACAGTGGAGAGcggagaaaataaaaaagacgaCTGatagagaaaaagagcagaaactGCCTCACATATTGTATGTGCAGAGAggactactactactgctgctgctactagaGCTGGAACAAATAGCTGATTAATTCAGCTTCTGAATAAATGACAAATTGTTTAAGCCAACCAAAAATGCAGTGGCTTCTTGAATGTGAAGATTTCCTGCCTTTCTTTAATTGGAACaggaaaatgaacatttttgcATTTGGTCTTAATTCTCCGgcactcacacaaacaagcGAGATATCAACTGACCTCTGTAGTGGCTCTACAGATGAAAAATGTTGATTAGTTGAACAGTCTACtattttggtccagactgaaatattttgacaattactggatgaattgccatgaaatttgatgcAGACTTTCCCACGGAAACAAAAACCTCTCAGTGATCTCCTCACTTTTCATTTAGAGACATTATTGTCAAAACTCTAATTAGCCCAATTTGCTTTATGACTTAAtaactgtaaaacaaatattagcatgctaccATGCCAAAGttagatggtgaacatggtaaatattataccTGCTCAGCATaagaatgttagcatgctagtaCGGCTAAAGGCTGCAGTTTTGTATCATCATTTTCTAGATTGAATAATTTTTACTCTCAGTCTTAACTACAAATTCTACTGTAACTACCACTATTACTTCAATAACTACTACTGAAATAACTAATACTTAAACTaacagtgtgtctgtttctaCCGCTTGTTCTCTTAGTGCTGTTGCTGTAATCGGTCATtacataaatgaacaaaaaaaaacatcgACAACAGCAGCAATATCAATAATGAACGCAGTCATTTACACAATATTAATAACATCACAtcatctgtttctgcttctgtcATAAACAGGGATTGGTTTCCAACAAGCACTTTGTAAATGTTCTCATTTCAGATTAAACATTCAGAGGAAACCCTCAGAGTGTCACTTAGACTGAAAATGAAGTACAAGGGAAGTAATGGAacagatattttaaaagttGGACAGTCAACAAGTTCACAAGATGACTCCAATCTAATTAAAGCCTTTATTCCATTCCACACATTACCATGTGCTGCTTGTTAAGGGAGACTATAAAGAGTCTTTTTAAGTAAGTGTTTATCTATCACAAGGTCCTCTTTATGGAGGTCATACGGCGTTGGCAGGAGAGATCCAGAGGGGAGAGCTCTGCCAGATGCTCAGGCACTACGCTTATGCACGGACAAATAACTTGATTACTGTAAATACCCTGATTAACAAAATAGCATTGACATGGTTAGTGGTAATCTAACTCTCCAAATAACCCAAATTTACATGATTTGTACGATAGTAGAAAAATGATCAGGTTTGGTGTGCGGTTGTTTAGATGGAGCAGGAATataacagaaaaagagaggcgTGTCTATTGTTATATTGTTGATAAATCTTTTGCTACTCGTCTGTAACTACCAGCTacagttctctctcttttttgtttcccaaaacacacagctcactcagttcattttgtatcacagactcaaaacacacaccaaacagaGACAAGACTCTGGTGTGTAAACAGCAAGTCTAATTACAAAGACCTGATGAGTAATCCAGCTCTGTTCACCacgctctgctctgctctgaccttAACTTGGATCAGATAATCTGGTTAACATGTTAGATCGCAGCTGCAATATTTGGACTGTTGTCTTAATCTTGTTAGggcacagcttttttttttttttcgtttcaAGTTAGCAAAATTTTCTGTCAGCTCTTTTAAATTTGTGGTGTCTTAATGGATGCTGGTTTCCTCAGCTTCAGCCCATACGTGTTTTCAAGGTAAATGGGTCAGCATGTGATAAGTGCTGAGATGGGAACTCATCCATTTTAACAGTGAAAGATACCGGAAAGTTACATCATGTTAGTGTAACCACTAAAGACCTGAGCGTTGATTTagtatgcatttttaatttctaatcGCTTTTTGGGACCAGTAGGACCTgattaatataaaaacagtagtttaaaaaaaagagagagaaaagaaatgagcaTATGGGGACAATGGGTTTATTAGACTAAAATAAAACACGAACTGCAGCACCCActctttttgtctcttattGAAATGATGAACAAGCAtccagaaatatgaaaaatcaaatatgaatgatgatgtcctgttgttgttttgtcaaatttgtATTCCATATCAAACAACAAGCATTAGTAAGCataaaaaacaagtttcaaCCATAAAATCTGATTAAGTTTTGTCTCTCTTATCCTGACCTCAACTGTGGAATGTGTTGACGGAGAAGGCGCCATCTTATTTCTACACTGTCGAGTGCATTAGGATTTTTTAAAGgggatttttatgtttttaccGTGTGAAGCAGAAAGAGcaaaacattcatgttaattgAGCTTTTACACAGAATCAAAAATACAGTCTAAAAGCTGATCGGATTTTAAACTTTATATCTGTGTCATATCTGTACTGGATTTGTCTGAAATGAATCGATCAGCTCCAGAGCCTCCTGTGGTGTGGCTGTCTATCAGAGCAGTAACACATTAGCTTCttttatgaaagaaaacaggCCGTTCACCAACATCAATCAGtagtttaacattattattaggATTAGTCAACTTCAATATCATTTAGTTTTCATGTAACAGCACTGCTACAATATGAATATATCAGGTCTTTGTTTTGAAGACATTAACAAAagtatttgtttaatttgagaACTTATGTAACAGTTGTATCatttaatgtgtcattttgcCATATTGTACCAtgcagaaatatattttaaaaacacatccacaACTATTTTCTTTTAGATACAGCTTCTAAGAGAGACACTGTATGTTCCCTGTCTGTTTAGTTGTTCAGCATTTATTCTAAATTCTACATTAATTATCTTTGTTAGTTTCCAGAGGACTTAACAGGTGTTATCCTCAACTGTCCCAAACAAATAATGTGAAATGAGTACAGTTAGTACAATTACGTTAGGCAGACGCAAATTTGGGTTGCAGTTGATTCCAAAGCAATTTTGCTTCACTGTTGTGCCTCCCCACAGGCCAATAAAAGCTCTCATAACCCATCCGACAGAGAACAGGATGAAGCACTTCTGATGTAACAGATGCAAGTGCAGCTAGacacactacacacagacacacaactacacacagacacacacctgcccgTTCATGCATATTTAAGCAATATGgccaaatcaaacacacagacagtcttTGGTGGTAATAAACTTAAGTCCTTTTGGCCACAGGAGGTCAATAACTGTAAGTGAGGTCAATATCAGCTCCGCACATAAAGCGCTCCCGTCTGCTCACTATTAACCACATGGTCTTGCTTTACTGCCACGCTCCCACCATATCCACCAAACCCTTCACAGCTTTCTAGTGTTCTGCTTTTTCTTCCACAATATAATCAGTGTACATTACAGATTTCTGATCATTCTGCTTCTGTGGAAAATTTAATCACAAAAGGACCTTGCTGCTATTTGTAATTTCATGTCATGAtttaactgtgactgtgttGCTGTTAGCATATTCTCTTCCATCCTCTTTCTTACACTTACTGTGAAACCCTATGGAATGACCTGCTTCTCTGCATCAGTTAATCTGATCATCATCTATGTCAGAAGTATagacaaacacagtgtgctTAAGCTAAAACCACGCTAACATTAATAATCTTTCATGCCTTTACTTATAACACACCTGTTAAACATTCACAGTGGCGGTGGAAAAAGCAAGTAAGGTTATTCCACAGCATCTCTGTTGGGCCTCCAACTTCTGTGTTTGAAATCATTCTGTGGTAAATTTACTTCAGTGTTTAGGCTCGTCCTGCTGTATCACCCAGCCTGTGCTGAGCTTCACCTGCCACCCTGACATTATTATACGACACTGATAAACTGGAGAGTTCATTTTCCCCTCGATCATGGCGAGCTGCCCCGGCCCACAGGCAGCAAAGCAGCTCCAGATCATGATGCTCCCTCCACAGTACTTTACTGTTGGGATGATGATTTTCGTTTTGGTATACAGTGCTCTTTTTACACCATACGTAGTGCTGCGGGTTCCTCCAAAACAATTCAAccttagtttcatcagtccacaaaacattttcccagtAGCGCTGTGGAGTGTCATGGTGCTGTTTGGCAAAATCAAGTCGtgcatgtgatgttttttttttttttttggagagaAGAGTGTCTGTGAGGACTCGCCATAGACACCATGCTTCACACAACCACACACCATGATTTATATACAGTAGACTCATCAACAGGCATGTTAACCAGCACTGGTGATTCCTCTAAGCCTTTGGCTGTTActctgaggtgtttttttttttttaatctcatctAGCTGTCTGCATTATGCCTTTGGAGTCATCTTAGCTTGGCACCCAGCCTTAAATCATCTCCATTTATCcagtttgtctgactgtggactAATGAATATCTAAACAGCTTTATGCAAATGAGCAATTCTTGATCCCAACCACCTGCACCTCAACATCACCAAGACAAGGGAGATGGTGATGGACTTCAGGAGGCCCAGGCCTCACCTGTGTGCATTAAAGGTGACTGTGTGGAGTTTGAGTTCTCTTGTTTTGTGAACagaaaactcaaaatgtttgagtttATATAAGTCAAACTAGCTCTAACCTCCACTTTCAATATGGTTTCATTGACTTGATACCATCAGCTGAGGGGGTcatgaatgtttgaatgattCAACATGCACAAGAGCAATAGAATAATGTGAGTGTTATTAGTTAAAATAGACTGTGTTTGCTCATAATTTCCACAGCATTGTGTAATAGAAAACACAGGCACAGTAGCTGCAAGCCTGCATTGTGTGTAGATGTGAATCCTGGTATTGCTCTGCCTCTTAAAGCTGTTCTAAGTACTGCTGGTACATGAGTGATGCAGGTGCGTGAGTGCCACTGAGCATTGAGGGTTTTGTTTAATGGATCTGTCTTGAAAGGCTTCTAAAATACCTCAATGTATGCAGACAAACCCTTTACAAccaagtgttttcagttttcatgctgctgtaatttaattaaagtttCTGACATCACCTACAagtaacacactgacacagctgGCCTCCTGCAATCATTTCAGAGTGAAAGGACTGAACGTCAACTTACTGCAGATGAAGAAGTAGGAGGCCGTGCCGGTGAGGAGGACAGGGCTCCGAGCCAGGGAGCTGACCAAGCCACAGATGCCACCAAACAGCAAAAGGACCAGGCTGAGGGGGAGCACCACCACTATGGCACTGTGCAtgtctgcatacacacacacacacatagattaTAGAGCATCTGTGGGTTTATGGCTGCCTTGACAATTAAACTTCATCAGCAGAGTATGTGTTGATATtagcacagagaggagaggacttACTAAGCAGGTCCAGCTCAGTCTCAGAGTACCTGGAGTAGTCAGATTTGAAGGAGTCCACAGAGTCTGCGTACATCTTCCCACCTGGATGTTACAATTAAAACCAGAACTGAGTTACATATTTATATTTGCAGTTTCACTCTGTGagattataaaaaaaaatagaagtcTGCAAAGGCGGTGAATCTCAATCATTAAAGTTATGAAAAAGTAGTAGCCTACCTTCGTTGATGCTCCACAGTCCCGAGTGGGAGCTCATGTTCTCAAAGTCGCTCATGTTCGTAGGATTAATCTCTATGATGTACCAGTACTCGGTTCCGAGGGAAGTGGCCAAAAAAGCGAAGCTCAGGATGCCGCTGATGCCGGCCGCGATCACCAAAGAGCCAAACGTTATCTTCATCCTGAGCGGGCGAGGGTTTAACGCACGCGTAACGATGCTGGGTTTTAAATGAAGCGTTGATCCAGTCTTTCTTGCGCTCATTAAAGAGCGTGTCCGCCTGTGGAAAAATCGCCGTTGAGGTTATCCAAAAAGCCTCTCCCGTCGAGGTAATTAGGATCTATGGAGTGGAGATGGAGACCTGTTTAACCTGGAGTGTGCCAGTCGAGTCACAGAGCTGCACGAGGATGAGAGCAGTCTGAGTGAACAGAGGCAGCTTCAGTCTGGGAGGGACTTTGAATTTATTCGAGAAGCGCGCGCGTTTACGCAGGACGTGGTGAGAGAAATAACACACAGCGCTCATTTCTAACAAGTAAAGCCAGATATATATTTATGAGTTGCATTGTCTTTTCTTAGTCACATATTTTCAGACTAACCTGAACATCAGTAAATTTCCAATCAGAATATACATCTCCTAAAAATGATGATACAATTTAGGGTAACCAAAAAGAACAAGTTTAATGAATTAAAACaggacatttaaacatttaaaaaatgacagatacAACACAAAgaagacatgaaagcacatgaAAGAAACATGGAAAGTGAGGAACCAGTCAATCATTTGCCAGCTGCAATTAATCTCTGTCACACCGCCCATGTCATTCATCTGCAGCCATTCAAGTGTCACTCTTCTCCCATGGCCGTCTTGATGATATCTGCTCTTCTCACTTTGGCTGCTTCTTCGAACTTGGTGATGGCCTCGTTGCAGGATTTGTTCTGCGAGTGGAGGAAATGAAGTCTGAATCAGAAACAACGACGAGGTCTAGTTTTGTCACAGGAACTTACTCTCATTTTGTCTTGCTGTGCGATTGATTAGACGTGTCCGCCAAAAATACGGataagaaaaagaggagagaacagaCTGGACTAATGTGTTACATTACAGTTGATTCAACTGTGCATTATGCAAGTCAGAAATTAGATTTTCAGAACGTACAACTGATGAACTTGTGCCTCTCCTTCTGTAGTTTGAAGAATTCCTCCACTGTCATCTCctctattttcttcttcaggGCAATGAAGTGGCAGGATGGTGAATGAGATTTGTGTTCCTttctggaaacaaaacaagacagacatCTAATGGACCAAATagtgcacacaaaca
Above is a window of Lates calcarifer isolate ASB-BC8 linkage group LG23, TLL_Latcal_v3, whole genome shotgun sequence DNA encoding:
- the birc5a gene encoding baculoviral IAP repeat-containing protein 5a, translating into MDPFTEEDTNMYFYENRLKTFEGWPFNEDCTCTPENMAKAGFIHTPSENSPDIAMCFFCLKELEGWEPEDDPEKEHKSHSPSCHFIALKKKIEEMTVEEFFKLQKERHKLHFLHSQNKSCNEAITKFEEAAKVRRADIIKTAMGEE
- the LOC108880773 gene encoding transmembrane protein 235, which translates into the protein MSARKTGSTLHLKPSIVTRALNPRPLRMKITFGSLVIAAGISGILSFAFLATSLGTEYWYIIEINPTNMSDFENMSSHSGLWSINEGGKMYADSVDSFKSDYSRYSETELDLLNMHSAIVVVLPLSLVLLLFGGICGLVSSLARSPVLLTGTASYFFICSLLTLCGVSFYIIYSYQALAEIERRVEPKDLACVHTSFGWSLGLAWLSYGLELLTGTLLLIAAQMVKLRHSSPTMA